DNA sequence from the Ovis canadensis isolate MfBH-ARS-UI-01 breed Bighorn chromosome 2, ARS-UI_OviCan_v2, whole genome shotgun sequence genome:
tctttttactgtctctagttttgccttttccagaatgtcatatagttggaatcatatggtatggctttcagattggcttctttcaaaaGCAATGATGCACTTAAGTTTCCTTCCTGGCTTTGGGGCTTGATTGCTCATTTCCATATATTGCATGCTGTACCTATTTTATCTATTCGCGTTTTGAAGGACTTCTTGGTTGCTTCCGGTTTTTGGCAATTATTAAtgaagctgctgtaaacatttacATATGCGTTTGTGCATGGACATAACAATTTCAACTAAGGAGAGCAATTGCTGGATCTTAGAAAAACACTATTTaaactttgtaagaaactgccaaactcttaccattttgcattctcaccagcagtgaatgagttCCTGTTGCTTCACATCTTTGTCAGCATTTGATGTTGTCATCCTAATCGGTGTGgcgtggtatctcattgttggtTTAATGTGTAATTCCCTAGTGACACAGtgacatagaagaactgtacaaaaaagatcttcatgacagataatcacgatggtgtgatcactcacctagagccagacatccggaaatgtgaagtcaagtgggccttaggaagcagcactacgaacaaagctagtggaggtgatggaattccagttgagctatttcaaatcctgaaagatgatgctgtgaaagtgctgcactcaatatgtcagcaaagttggaaaactcagcagtggccaggactggaaaaggtcagttttcattccaatcccaaagaaaggcaatgccaaataatgcccaaactactgcacaattgcactcatctcacacactagtaaagtaatgctcaaaattctccaagccaggcttcaacaatatgtgaactgtgaacttccagatgttcaagctggttttagaaaaggcagaggaaccagagatcaaattgccaacatccactggatcatcgaaaaagcaagaaagttccagaaaaacatctatttctgctttattgactatgccaaagcctttgactgtgtggatcacaataaactgtggaaaattctgaaagggaagggcataccagaccacctgacctgcctcttgagaagtctgtatgcaggtcaggaagcaacagttagaactggacatggaatagactggtcccaaataggaaaaggagtatgtcaaggctgtatattgtcaccctgcttatttaacttatatgcagggcatatcatgagaaacggtgggctggaagaagcacaagctggaatcaagattgttggaagaaatatcaataacctcagatatgcagatgataccacctttatggcagaaagtcaagaaaaactaaagagcctcctgatgaaagtgaaagaggagagtaaaaaagttggtttaaagctcaaaattcagaaaacgaagatcatggcatctggtcctgtaactttatggcaaatagatggggaaacaatggaaagagtgactgactttattttttggggctccaaaattactgcagatggtgactgcaaccatgaaattaaaagatgcttactccttggaagaaaagttatgaccaacctagacagcatattaaaaagcagagacaatactttgtcaacaaaggtccgtctagtcagggctatagtttttccagtagtcatgtatggatgcgagacttggactataaagaacgctgagcactgaagaattgatgcttttgaactgtggtgttggagaagactcttgagagtcccttggactgcaaggagatccaaccagtccatcctgaaggagatcggtcctggctgttcactggaaggattgatgttgaagctgaaactccaacactttggccacctgatgcgaagagctgactcatctgaaaagaccctgatgggcgGAACGGAGTTGCCGACGGCCTGTGGAGCAACATGCCTCAATTTTATTGTGACTACTGTGACACACACCTCACCCATGATTCTCCATCTGTGAGAAAGACACACTGGAGTGGTAGGAAGCACAAAGAGAATGTGAAAGACTACTATCAGAAATGGATGGAAGGGCAGGCTCAGAGCCTGATTGACAAAACAACTGCTGTATTTCAACAAGGAAAGATACCTCCTAcacccttctctcctcctcctcctgcagggGCAATGATCCCACCTCCCCCCAGTCTCCCAGGTCCTCCTCGCCCTGGGATGATGCCTGCACCTCACATGGGGGGCCCTCCCACGATGCCGATGGTGGGTACCCCTCCTCTTGGGATGATGCCAGTTGGATCTGCTCCTGGAATGAGGCTGCCTACGGGAGGCCACATGCCAATGCCTGGGCCCCCAATAATGAGACCTCCTGTCCATCCCATGATGGTGCCCACCCGGCCAGGAATGACCCAACCAGACAGATAAGGAGATTGGGGTGCTTCTTTATATCAGTTTTATATTACTTGTACTTCACCAGATCATGGTGCTGTGACTAGGGGTGTTTTCTAACAGCATGACAAGGAAAATTTGTTCCCCCTTcctaacagagagagagagagtagttTTGGAGGGAAGTAGtgggacagaaaaaaaacaattttcatttgtattgtgaaatgtgaaaataaaattgtcaactcttttagttaaaaaaaaaagaaaagaccctgatgctgggaaagactgagggcaggagaaggggatgacagaggataagatggttggatggcatcactgattcaatggacatgagtttgggtcgactctgggagttggcgatggacagggaggcctggcgtgctgtggttcatggggtcgcaaagagttggacacgactgagcaactagattgaactgaactgaagtgacataaTGTTGGGCAGCTTTTGTGTGCTTACTAGTCACCTGTACATCCTCTTTCGTGAGGTGTCTGTTcagatattttgcccatttttaaattggggtgCTTATTTCAAATTGTTGAGTTGTAAAAATTCATTTCTCGTTAATTGTTGGCTTGtctctttcattctcttaacagcgATTTCATAGAGCAGgagttttgatgaagtccagtttatcaattttttctttcatgggtTGTGCTTTCAATGTTAATACGTGTTGCCAAACTTAGATCTTCTCCTATGTGGTTTTCTgagttttattgatatattttacGTTTAGTTCTAtgatcaattttgagttaatttttgtgaacagTGTACTCAGTGTTTAGATCCTTTTTTGGAGGGGTTGGGTGGGGCATGTagatgtctgggcttcccaggtggttctagtggtaaagaaccacccaCCAAAATGCAGGctacacaagagacatgagtttgatccctaggtggggaagaccccctgaggagggcatggcaactcactccagtgttcttgcctagagaatcccatggacagaggagcctggagggctacaatccatggggttgcagagtcagtcacgactgaagcgacttagcacacacccacacatggagatatccagttgttccagcaccatttgttgcaAAGGttgctttcctttctccactgagTTGATTCTGCTGTTTGGTCAGAGATCAGTTGACTGTATTTGGGTGGATCTACTTTGGGGATCCCTAGATCATTCCACTGATTTGTCTTTTCCTTCACCGATGCCACACTGTCTTGGTTGTTGTAGCTTTATGATTAAGTCTTGAGGTTGGATAGTGTCAGTCCTctaactttgttctttctctttgttacctgtgttggctattctgggtcttttgtctcTCCATACAAACGTTAGAATAAGCCTGTGGATAGTCATGAAATAATCTGCTAGGATTTTGGTCGAGATTTCACTGCCCAAGTTGGGAAGAAATGACATCTTTATTAATAATAGAGGCTTTCTATCTATgagcatggaatatctcttcACATATTCTGATTTTCCTTGTTTTCACTCATCATAATTTAATAGTTTTCCTCAAAAATATCTTGTGTATATTTTGCTGGTACATAGTTAGTAGGTACTAAGTATATAAGTACTTAGTACTTATAGtacttacttttttctcttttttttttgtgctgGTAAGCACTGAATAGGTGGAGTGCAGGGGATTTTTATGGCAGTGCAACTATTTTTCACAGTGTGGATACAGGACATTATGCATATGTCAAAATCCATAAAACTGTACAATACAAAGAGTGAACCTCAATATAAGCTACGGACCTTAGTTGTTAATGATGTATCAACATTGGTTCATTAATCGTAACAAATGTACATTGatgcaagatgttaataagaGGGGAAATGGAGCCAGGGAGAGAGGGGGTATATGGGACtttgtattatctttttaattttctgtaagctttaaactgctctaaaaaaactctatttaaaaaaaaaatgtaccaatTCCAAATGAAGCGGAGCTGCTGGTGAAGTCTTCCAATGGCTAATCCCTGCTCGCAGGACCAAGCCTACAATCCCTCATCAAGCACAGGGAGTCCTCCACAGTCTGGCTGCCCCTGAAGTCCATGGGTGACTCCATCCTCTACCATGCAGCTGAACTGAATCACTCAGGCTCCATGAGGGCACTTGGGACTCTGCCCTAGTCCCTCGATCTGGTATATCGCCCCTTCCTTGCATAGTCTGGAAACGTGCTAAAGCAGCGTCAGTTTGGGAATACAGAGGAATGGTAAGCACCTGCTTCATGACATCACCTATTGTGCTTCTGACAGAAtctcctccctgtctcctgtactaaACTGAGTATACCCTGCTGGCCTCAGCCTGGTTCTTTCCAAATGTACAAACAGAATAACCACAAAATCTCACTAGTGAAACTATTGTTCCTACAGTACCGACCCACAGTTCCCAAACTGTGCATCAGGGTACCTTAGGGTGCCACAGTCAAGTCACAGGAGCACAgaaggatattttaaatttagagTTACTTAGCATCTGTTGGCTACCGAGAGAATTGCAAGCTCACGGTGGTTCAGTTTTATCCTTAGACTCCACTACATTTCTTTGATTATGTCATCTTTGAGATGAGTTTTTAGAGGTTGCTGAGATACAAAGTAAATGAAAGTCACTGTGGAACATGAAATGAGGGTGGTAGTGTCCAATCTGATTAGAAAGTCTGACAAGTTTTGCAGCATCCAACAAGCACACAGATTCCAGTAGTTACTGTAGTTATTAAGAATGAAATAGAGATAGTTTCTtctgatatgtattttttttccaatttttttcttttttgtattctttaatGACTAACTTGGTaggacaaaattttttttaaagattattatttgtttttggctgtcctgggtcatCACTGCTGCATGGGCCTTTTCCAGTTGCAGTGACTGGGCTGCTGTTTCGCTGCAGTGCACGGGTCCCTcatttcggtggcttctcttgtggggcaTAGGctttaggcacacaggcttcagcagttgtggctggttaggctcagtagttgtacacgggcttagctgctctgtggcatgtgggatcttcccagaccagggattgaacccatgtcccctgcattggcaggcggattcttaaccactggaccaccacggaagcccaggaCATAAATTCTTAAGTGATCTTGGCTTAATTAACATGTTGAAATGTTAGGTATTTCTTTTGGCTTAGGGGGGGGGTCCAGGTAAAAACTACTGAGGCACTGATGGTTCAGTGAGCTGAGACAGTCTGGGAACCTCTGGTCTAAGAAACCCTCTAATCTAGGGCCCATCAAGAAACAACAGATTTTGAAATCAATTTAGTGGGTTATAGACAgcacttttttcccctccttcatAAAATAGAATGGTAACTAGAACACACTGCATGTAGCAAGGCTTAATGTTATTGTGTAAAACTTATGTTcattatatacatacaaattAGCATGGGTATCTTGGGTCACAATGTCTAAGATGTATATTTGTTTGGGTTGTGATTTTAAAAGTCTGAAAACCCACGAAGACTTCACCCTCCTTACTTTACAGATAAGAAGACAGTCCAGATAATGAAAGCTGATTATTGCAAATCACGGCCACCAGGGCCAGGCTCTGCACTTAGTCCTGCCGGGCTGGTGGCCACGTCCACAGGGACGTTCCAAGGCAGGCCTCATTCCACCCGGCAGAGGTGTGGTTACTCAAGAGTCACGGAGCTACGGAGATGAAATCCTCTCCCTTTCCCCCAGACCCATGGGCAACCCACAAATGCCACCAGCCACACCTAGAACAAAATGGTTTTAATCAGTTGCGTCACCCTCACTCTCCTGGGAGCGGAGCAACAAAAAGGCTCGGCTCCTGCCCCCAGAGGACAGTAAGGCTTCTGTGTCTCTCCACACGGCAGGGCCCAGGCtgggcaggcaggaggcagggagggaggaaatggcGGGTGGCTGGAACACAGGAAAGCAAAGGGGCCCCTGCTAGTCCTTgggccccaggcccagcctcAGCGCTCCGGCTCTCCCCTCCCGGCTGGAGAAAGGTCGTGGAGAAGAGACAGGGGAGCGAGTCCCAGCAgcaggagaagcagcagcagctgtttccTTCACCAATAAATATACTTCATTACCAAGCTAGGAGAGAGGGGTAGGGGGgtgatgggggggggggagaggaagggggagaggCTGCCACCTGTGTCGCTGGGATTAAAGCAATGACGAGATGGTGCCAGACCCCCCACCACTAtcctcaccaccccacccccacccccatcttcttaaaactgagaaaaagcTTTTAACATGGCCCTGCTGTCTCCAGGGCTTCTCTGAAGCCTGACTGAGAGGAGGCACCTGGCAGAGACAGGGCggagggaaggagcagggtgGAGGGAGGCTGCAGCTGGAGCCTGGAGCCCAGGGAGCGCCGAGGGGAGCTGAGAGCCAAGGAGGCCAAGAGCGAGGCCTGGGGGGAGTGGTGGGGTGCTGGGGGGACCGCTGCATCCAGTGTAGAGCTCTGGGCTGCTGAGGAGGGGGCCGAGTTAGGGACTTTCCATCCCAGGGCTCAGAagacccacccctccccccagagCAGCAGGGGACAGAGAAAAGCCATCACTTCTTTGGTCTTTGTGGCGGCTCAGcgtgtgggggtgggagggagtgcCATCTCAGCGAGAGGAGGCCTGGCTGGGAGCTCTGGCAGAAAGGTCACAGTGAGGCCGAAGAGCGCCCAAGGGAGGAGAGGGCCCCCCCAGAGTGCAGAAGGGCTGGCACGGGTAGGCGGGGAATGGTGTGGTGCCCCTGCCCACTGCCAGGGCCCGTGGGAGAGGCTGAGCCCCCAGAGGGCCGGTGAGGGCGGGCGGGCGCAGCAAGGACCCAGCACCCATGCATGGGGGGTCCAGCGGGGGCTTCGAGGGGGGATAGGGAAAGGATGCCAGGCTGCCAGGAGGCAGTGGCCTGACTGTGCCCACTCCAGGGCTCCCTCCTCACTTgtttccaccctgacacagggGCTCTGCAGGGATGGGGGGGCACCCTGTCCTTTTCTAGAACATTCCCTGAAGACCAGGAGGGAGCCAGCCTCGCCGTCAGCCTGTCCAATTCCACCCCACTCCTGCTGCCAGCCAAAGGGTGGGGCAGTCCCCGGAGACAGCAGCAGCCTGGCCTCCCGACCTGAGGCAgggatgtggggtgggggggaggtggggtcAGGGGAGATGGAGGGGCTTCCCCTCCTGCTCATCTGCTCAGGGCTGGGGCCAGTCAAGGGGCAACTGCCCAAAAGTCCAAAAGCCAGCAAGTTGTAGCAATCCCCACCCGCAATGCCAAACTAACAAATGTAacagggaaaaatgaaaaaaaaaaaatggggggacGGGGAAGACAAACCAAAACAGAACCCCCTGACCTCCTGCCCGGGGCGGAGGATGCAGCCGATGGCGGGGGCTGGGCCCGGGGCTGGGAGGGCCTAGCTGGGCCGGCACTGCACCTGGCCCTCCGAGCTGTCCTCGTCGTCAGAGGCCCCGGCGCCCCCACTGCTCAGGCCCGTGATCCGGTAGCCCATGTTGAGCAGCATCACCTCCAACGGGTCCGCGTTCATGCGCCGCTGGTTGGCCTGGGAGGCGCCCTCCATGTCTTCCACAACTCGGCCAGTGAGGTCTTCACTCTGCAGGAGGGGGGCCGGGGGAGGCATGCTTACTGCGGGGATCACAGACTGAGCTGTGCGTGTGGAGGGGCATGTACATAccagggggtgtgtgtgggtgtaccCATGGGTGCCCAGGTGCAAGGGAAACACGTCTGGGATGTATGTGGACGAATGGACAGACAGCCACCAGGATGCACGTGAGGGGGATGATGCACTACACTGGGGATGGGGGCACATGGTCACACACAGTGGGATCTATCCCAGACGGTACACACAGCAGAGCGTCTTCTGGTGGGCCCCACACTGCAAAGTGCTGAGGACACAGCATGTGGAGGGGGGTGGTGCATGGACACGGGTGAGGGCAGCCTCGCCCCAGGATGTGCGGGGCACAGATGCCATACCCTGGTGGGGTGCAGACACAGCTCCCCCACCCCGTTCTTTTGCTGCCACTCATCCCTCAAGGAAAGGTCTTAAAATGTATAGGAAATTGCCTCTGGAGTTAGATCCACCTCTTGACTTCTGTTTTACCAGCTGGGAAGTGGGAGGAGGTGGGCAGAGAGCAGGGGAGGCCTCAGGCCAGCCCACCTGACTGCCCACACCATCCCTGTGTCCCTGTGGACCAGACGCATCACAGGCATCACTTCTTTAATCCTCAAAGCAACCTTCTGAGGTGGTGCTGTCATGCCCATTCCAATATACAGATGATAAAAACCTGGGTTGTGTCCCTCAGGTCTAAGTAAAGGGACCAGGATTCAAACTAAGGGCCATCAGACTACAAAGCCTACGTGCTGCCCGGGTGCCTGAGGCACTGGCCTCTGCAGGGCTTCTGGGGGACATGACGCAGAGGGACACGAGGGGCAGGGCACCAAGGGAGGTGCTGACCTGGGAGCTGGTGTTGGGGTGGGGCGGGTGCCCTGGCGggtgccctccctgccctcccgcACCCGGCCCCAGTTACTGGGCCACTGCCTCCCGGGTGTGAGGCTCACCTTCACACCTGGCTCACGGATATGCCCCTGGACTTGCCCGCTTCATCTGGAGCTTTCAGAACTCGCTGGCTCCTGCCCTGACGCAGCTTGGACCCCTGGGGAGAGAGCTCCTCCCCTGGCAGCCCCTTGCCTCCGTGAGGCTGTGACTCCTTTCCCATCCCGCCCCACACAAGCTCAGCTGGAGGCCTTGCAGAGCATCCCGCCTTCTTTCCTCCCGGCCTGGCTTCTGCCACCCTGCCCGCCCCCTCACCTCCGGCCGGGGGTTCCAGAGCCGCACAACAGGGTCGATGCCACTGGTGGCCAGGAAGCAGTAGCTGGGGTGTGGCTGCAGGCAGTTGACGATGGATTCGTCGCCCTGCAGCACGCGGACCAGGTTGgtggtctccttttcccagacgAAGAAGGAGCCATCGTCAGAGCCGCTGACGATATACTGAGCGTTGCTGgcggagggggggcgggggggggggcaaagAGCAGGGAGGTCAGGTCGGGGGATGGCCCACAGGCTGCATGGCTGAGGGAAAGGGggtggcagggaagcctggagccaCTCAGCCCCCCGAACTCTGGGGTCTTCACCCGACTCGGAACTCCCACACACACGAGCATCCTCTCCACACTGGAGAGTCGTGTCACTGTCCAACTGTTCTCCTAACCTTGGGGTCACAGACAGCCGAGGTCCCTCTGACTTACTCTCCCTCAAAGTGCATCGTAAGCCCCCTGGGTGCCAGGATTGGATCCTGCCTctcgggggtctctgggaatgctCCTGCCTCAGCTTTTCCTCAGTAGTCCTAGCCTCTCTGGATCCAGACCCCCAGACCCTACAGCACACCTGCCCCCAACACACTGCTGATATTTAGAAGGGATCTTGCTGGAGATGCTTGATTCATATTCATGGATCTCACCTACCCAAAAGAGTATGTCATCTACAGAGGAGGGCTGGAGGGGGATGGTGGCTCACAGAGGTGAAGCCATCTGCCCAAGggcacagagctgggatttgagacTTCTGAAAGCCTAGGTCCCCACGCCACCCTCAACCTCCTGCCGCCAACTGGGCtgggccctcctcctcctcagggcCTCAGACCTGCCAAAGAAATTGGCCTCCTTGATATCCGTGGTGGTGTTGCAGTGGCCACAGTAGCGGAACTGGTAGTCGTAGCTTCGCTCCCGCAGCACCATCTCGTCCTCGGAGATGGAGTCCTTACGGCTCATGCTTCGGAGGCGGACGgggccgccgccaccgccggcTCCCTTCTTCTCCTCTGGGGCAGAGAACAGGGACCGTGAGAGTCCTGCCCGTCTCTCCCCGCCTCCCGTTTCCTCCCCACCCTTCACCCCGTTCTCCGTCCAAGTAGTAAGCCATGAAGGGCTGTCCCTCTCCCACTACCCTGGAAAACTGGGAACAACTGTGGAAAAGAGGCATCTGTGCATCCTGCCCTTGAGGGTGTTCAAGAGGAGATCGCTGATTCCAGGACGGCCTTGGCTTAGGTCCCTGAATAATGTCTGGAAGCCCCGAGGATGCCCGGCCCTAAGGTCTGTTGCTGTGGAGGTGagcggcggggaggggagggcaaaGCGCTGCCAAGAGAGCCTTGAGTGGGTGATTTTTCTAGCCCTCCCGCCCCGGAAGACAAGTCAGCCTGGGTCCCGGTGGCCGCATACGCGCCTCAGTAAAGTCACACCAGCTCTCTCAGTGCCTTGTCCCTGCCTGCCTCAAGGCCTTGGCACGCGCTGGTCCCTCTGCCAGACGCTTCACCTCTGGCGACACTCTGCCTAGTCACCTCTTCCCCAGCTTCAAGATCTCTGCCTGAACGTCTCCCTCAAAAACCCCGGGCTGCCTTCAACCCCTCCCCTGCACTCACACCCTATCAGGCCCCCGGGGCCTTCTTTGCTTCTCCTTCATCGCTAGGGTCCTTCCCAGGCTATAAATTCTTGAATCCAGAAATTCTATCTGACTTGTTCCTAGATGTATTCCCAGGacatagcacagtgcctggcactatCCAGACAGATGGATCAATCCATGGTCCAATACGCTGCAGAGCAGAAGAGGAAGCTGCATGTCTGCCCCCAGTGAGCTCCCCTCTCACGTTTACAGACTGCACAGTTACCTGGCTCACTCTCCAGCACTACCCAGAGGAGCAGGGCAGGCCCTTCAACATGCTGTACAAATAAGCCAGCAGGTTCagagaggctgtgctctgcccaGTCTCATGGTTCCACATGGCAGAGCTGAGACTGGAACCGAGGCTCCATCCCTGTGCCCAGGGCCTTACCACTGCCCTGTGGGCTGTCTCTCCTGCACCCATGCAATCTGGAGCAAGTGCACTCTAGCCAACTAGCTGGAGCTCGGATCCCAACGGAACGGCCAAGGCCCTGTCTATGACAGGAGAGGATGACCTAGCTCAGCCGACTCCTATCCTGAGCCCCGGGGGAACCACACCAGGTGCCTTAAACATGCTATTGCTAATCCTTAAGAGACCAAGTGACTGTCTCAGGGTCACGTGGTTCTCAATCAGTGTGAGCCCAGGCCTCTCCAGTCTCAGGACTTACGTCCTCTCCAGAATGTCACGCAGCATCTCCAACAGACAGAGTGACAGCAACCCCTCCTCAGTGCGCACTCTACTCACCACCGTCATTTTTGGAGAAGAGAGCGGCCGTGATGTCACGTCCCAATGCGTCACAGGCGCTGCTATGGGCCTGCTCCGGGAACTTCCCTTTGAAATCATCCAGGCACTCTAGGGCCTCAGCCACGTACTTGAGCTCAAAGAGGCATCGGGCCAGGCGGAAGTGCGCCTTCAGGTGGCATGGATTTAGGGAGATGGCCTTGAGGCAGTCCCTCAGGGCATCGTAGTGGTCACCATCCCTGGGAAGGCAAGGGAGTGTGCTTTGGAGGTGGGGCCCCGTGGCAGGTAGGGAGTCCCCATTCAGTCTTGTCGCTTCCTGTGGCCACCCCAGCCCACCTTTGAGCGATCTCAGGGCAAGGGTATTTGGGGATGAACAGAATCCTGGTTCAGCCCAGGGCTTGCTCTCTAGGAGGCAGAGTATGTTTAGGAGGAAAGCCAGGAACCCTGGCGTATTGGCAGGTAGAGGGTGGGCATAAGGCAAAAACCAGTGTCGGGTTGCCCTCTGCTGGACACAGAGTGCAACTGTGCACCCGCTCACCCCAGGCACCCGCAGCCCTGCAGCAGAAGGCCTGGCATCTTGCCCGCCTCAGGCTCCCAGGCCCTCCTTCTCCTTTCCTCCACCCACCTCCTCAGATCCCCCcggctggccttcaaagccaggtCTGAGGCAGGGGGCCCTCAAGGACAGTTCTGTG
Encoded proteins:
- the LOC138432998 gene encoding U1 small nuclear ribonucleoprotein C-like; its protein translation is MPQFYCDYCDTHLTHDSPSVRKTHWSGRKHKENVKDYYQKWMEGQAQSLIDKTTAVFQQGKIPPTPFSPPPPAGAMIPPPPSLPGPPRPGMMPAPHMGGPPTMPMVGTPPLGMMPVGSAPGMRLPTGGHMPMPGPPIMRPPVHPMMVPTRPGMTQPDR